One region of Haloprofundus salilacus genomic DNA includes:
- a CDS encoding site-2 protease family protein: MDEADSPPYGPATDPADGPSLERLGSVFYVREVRTDDDRLLYYGESLVSRRSLLEEVWPSFRRTGYDVRLARTNDGLDVLVAEPVSVGVEGVPWKNLLLLAATVASTLLVGAYAWYYIPISRIQENPFVALEAWPFTAAVLGVLCAHELGHYVMGRYHGVDVSLPYLIPFIFPFGTMGAIIRMRGQMPDRKALFDIGVAGPLSGLAATILVTAIGLSLDPITIPERVFVGSSEVIRFNNPLLLDLIATFLGQPSDYSYPQTVNPVIIGGWVGMFFTVLNLLPVGQLDGGHMVRAMLGRRQETVATLVPLGLFGLAGYLYYVRDLGLQESVGLWAFWGLFSLFIAFNGPAHPIDESSIGWKRQLVGVFTFALGLLCFMLVPIQLMSA, from the coding sequence ATGGACGAGGCCGACAGCCCTCCGTACGGCCCCGCGACCGACCCCGCAGACGGCCCCTCGCTCGAACGACTCGGTTCCGTGTTCTACGTTCGCGAGGTACGTACGGATGACGACCGACTGCTCTACTACGGCGAGTCGCTCGTCTCGCGCCGCTCGTTGCTCGAAGAGGTGTGGCCCTCGTTCCGCCGGACGGGATACGACGTTCGCCTCGCGCGGACGAACGACGGTCTCGACGTGCTCGTCGCCGAACCGGTGTCGGTCGGCGTCGAGGGCGTCCCGTGGAAGAACCTCCTCCTGCTGGCGGCGACCGTCGCCTCGACACTGCTCGTCGGCGCGTACGCGTGGTACTACATCCCGATAAGCCGGATTCAGGAGAACCCCTTCGTCGCCCTCGAAGCGTGGCCTTTCACCGCCGCCGTTCTCGGCGTCCTCTGCGCGCACGAACTCGGTCACTACGTGATGGGCCGCTACCACGGCGTCGACGTGTCGCTGCCGTATCTCATCCCCTTCATCTTCCCGTTCGGGACGATGGGGGCCATCATCCGGATGCGCGGGCAGATGCCTGACCGGAAGGCGCTGTTCGACATCGGCGTCGCCGGACCGCTCTCCGGCTTGGCGGCGACGATTCTGGTTACCGCCATCGGGCTCTCGCTCGACCCGATCACGATACCCGAGCGCGTGTTCGTCGGCAGCAGCGAGGTCATCCGATTCAACAATCCGCTCCTTTTGGACCTCATCGCGACGTTTCTGGGGCAGCCCAGCGACTACAGCTATCCGCAGACGGTGAACCCGGTCATCATCGGCGGCTGGGTCGGGATGTTCTTCACCGTGTTGAACCTGCTGCCGGTGGGACAGCTCGACGGCGGGCACATGGTTCGGGCGATGCTCGGCCGCAGACAGGAGACGGTCGCGACGCTCGTTCCCCTAGGCCTGTTCGGTCTCGCGGGCTACCTCTACTACGTCCGCGACCTCGGCCTTCAGGAGTCAGTCGGCCTCTGGGCGTTCTGGGGGCTGTTCTCGCTCTTCATCGCCTTCAACGGTCCCGCCCACCCCATCGACGAGTCCAGCATCGGCTGGAAGCGACAGCTCGTCGGCGTGTTCACCTTCGCGCTCGGCCTGCTCTGCTTCATGCTGGTGCCGATTCAGCTGATGAGCGCGTGA
- the thiL gene encoding thiamine-phosphate kinase: protein MDERTALRTLAAELPAAGDDAAVVDELVVTTDMLHETADFPPGTTRYTAGWRAVGASLSDVAAMGASAVAAVAAYAAPSFEEAELAAFVRGAREVCEAVDAEYVGGDLDDHDEFTTATTAIGRTDDPVFRSGAEPGDVLCVTGTLGRSAAALRFFERGDAERGNDLFRFEPRVAAGRALAADATAMMDSSDGFARSVHQLAEASDCGFAVESDNVPVDDAVDDVTDNEADYWESALHFGEDFELVFTLPESALETARAASPTPISRVGRVTESVSGITLDGDPLPDRGYTHSA from the coding sequence ATGGACGAACGGACGGCGTTGCGAACGTTGGCGGCGGAGCTTCCGGCGGCCGGTGACGACGCGGCAGTCGTCGACGAACTGGTCGTTACGACCGATATGCTCCACGAAACGGCCGACTTCCCGCCGGGAACGACGCGCTACACCGCCGGGTGGCGGGCAGTCGGCGCGTCGCTCTCGGACGTCGCCGCGATGGGTGCGTCCGCGGTTGCGGCCGTCGCGGCGTACGCGGCCCCCTCGTTCGAAGAGGCGGAACTCGCGGCGTTCGTCCGAGGGGCGCGCGAGGTCTGTGAGGCGGTCGACGCCGAGTACGTCGGAGGCGACCTCGACGACCACGACGAGTTCACGACGGCGACGACGGCTATCGGTCGGACGGACGACCCGGTGTTTCGCTCCGGCGCGGAGCCGGGTGACGTCCTCTGCGTCACCGGAACGCTCGGGCGGTCGGCGGCCGCGCTCCGCTTCTTCGAACGCGGCGACGCCGAACGCGGCAACGACCTCTTCCGGTTCGAACCGCGGGTCGCCGCCGGGCGAGCGCTCGCCGCGGACGCGACGGCGATGATGGATTCGAGCGACGGATTCGCGCGGTCGGTCCACCAACTCGCGGAGGCGAGCGACTGCGGATTCGCCGTCGAGTCGGACAACGTTCCGGTCGACGACGCCGTCGACGACGTGACCGACAACGAGGCTGACTACTGGGAGTCGGCGCTGCACTTCGGCGAGGATTTCGAGTTGGTGTTCACGCTCCCCGAATCGGCACTCGAAACGGCGCGGGCGGCGTCGCCGACGCCGATTTCGCGCGTCGGACGCGTCACCGAGTCGGTGTCGGGGATAACGCTCGACGGCGACCCCCTGCCGGACCGGGGCTACACGCACTCGGCGTAG
- a CDS encoding lysylphosphatidylglycerol synthase transmembrane domain-containing protein: MARENLRATILGFAGAVVVFAVLFSFIGVGDLVAQLRNADLRFVALVVVATLGWLFAWGLALRTVLSVLGVHISALKAFFVFSGAMFSNNITPFGQAGGEPVSALLISQTSDAEYETGLAAIASVDTLNFVPSISLALAGAVYFATETTLGQNLEIAVIGVVVLATAVPGLVYVGWQRRYQLEHHAVRLLTPAIRRVADFVPRISKPTTESIEGRISRFFAAIERVATNPRGLVLAVSLSAAGWLAQMLGLWFAFHAVGTPVSPSIMLFVVPIGAIAGVTPLPGGAGGIESVLLVLLLAATGPAVTQSAILAAIVIYRGMVYWLPTLIGGIVVSVLGLNNGA, from the coding sequence ATGGCCAGAGAGAACCTTCGAGCCACCATTCTCGGCTTCGCGGGTGCGGTGGTAGTGTTCGCGGTTCTCTTCTCGTTTATCGGCGTCGGCGATCTCGTCGCCCAGTTGCGGAACGCCGACCTCCGGTTCGTCGCGCTCGTCGTCGTGGCGACGCTGGGGTGGCTGTTCGCGTGGGGACTGGCGTTACGAACCGTTCTGTCGGTTCTCGGCGTCCACATTTCGGCGTTGAAGGCGTTTTTCGTCTTCTCGGGCGCGATGTTCTCGAACAACATCACGCCGTTCGGGCAGGCGGGGGGCGAACCGGTGTCAGCGCTGCTCATCTCCCAGACCTCGGATGCCGAGTACGAAACCGGTCTCGCGGCCATCGCCAGCGTCGACACGCTCAACTTCGTCCCGTCGATATCGCTGGCGCTCGCGGGGGCGGTGTACTTCGCGACGGAGACGACGCTCGGACAGAACCTCGAGATCGCGGTCATCGGCGTCGTCGTGCTCGCGACGGCGGTGCCCGGTCTCGTCTACGTCGGTTGGCAGCGACGCTACCAGCTCGAACATCACGCCGTCCGGCTGCTCACTCCCGCAATTCGCCGCGTCGCGGATTTCGTTCCCCGGATTTCGAAACCGACCACCGAGAGCATCGAAGGTCGGATTAGCCGCTTTTTCGCCGCCATCGAACGCGTCGCGACGAACCCGCGCGGGCTGGTGTTGGCTGTCTCGCTCTCGGCGGCCGGGTGGCTCGCACAGATGCTAGGTCTCTGGTTCGCCTTCCACGCCGTCGGCACGCCGGTATCGCCGTCAATTATGCTGTTCGTCGTTCCCATCGGCGCTATTGCCGGTGTGACGCCGCTCCCGGGCGGCGCGGGCGGTATCGAGAGCGTTCTGCTCGTCTTACTTCTGGCGGCTACGGGTCCCGCCGTCACGCAGTCGGCGATTCTGGCGGCCATCGTCATCTACCGCGGGATGGTGTACTGGCTGCCGACGCTCATCGGCGGCATCGTCGTCAGCGTGCTCGGTCTCAATAACGGGGCATGA
- a CDS encoding 30S ribosomal protein S19e — MVTLYDVPADDLIQEVADRLEDRIEQPDWIQFAKTGSNRELPPQNDDFWFVRAASVLRKLATKGPIGVERLAVEYGGRKRGSTRYRVAKAHTSTGSKKIVRVILQQLEAEGLVESAGGDGRRISDEGRAFLDDAAASAFESLDRPELERYA, encoded by the coding sequence ATGGTAACCCTCTATGACGTTCCGGCGGACGACCTCATCCAGGAGGTCGCCGACCGACTCGAGGACCGAATCGAACAGCCCGACTGGATCCAGTTCGCGAAGACCGGCTCGAACCGAGAGCTTCCGCCACAGAATGACGACTTCTGGTTCGTCCGCGCGGCCAGCGTGCTCCGCAAACTCGCGACGAAAGGCCCGATCGGCGTCGAACGCCTCGCCGTCGAGTACGGCGGCCGCAAGCGCGGTTCAACCCGCTACCGCGTCGCGAAGGCGCACACGAGCACGGGCAGCAAAAAGATCGTCCGCGTCATCCTCCAGCAGCTCGAAGCGGAGGGCCTCGTCGAGAGCGCCGGCGGCGACGGTCGCCGCATCAGCGACGAGGGACGCGCCTTCCTCGACGACGCGGCCGCCTCGGCCTTCGAATCGCTCGACCGACCGGAACTCGAACGCTACGCGTAG
- a CDS encoding DNA-binding protein, protein MSGNPDDERLDELRRERLQELQEQADGQQEQGNEEAQQAAEEQAQAQKDALLRQYLTDGARQRLNAVQMSKPEFAEQVEQQLVALAQSGRIQSKIDEQRMKQLLKELQPDKKRFNIRRR, encoded by the coding sequence ATGAGCGGCAATCCAGACGACGAACGACTCGACGAACTCCGTCGCGAGCGACTCCAGGAGCTACAGGAACAGGCCGACGGCCAGCAAGAACAGGGCAACGAGGAGGCCCAGCAGGCCGCCGAAGAACAGGCCCAAGCCCAGAAGGACGCCCTACTGCGCCAGTATCTCACCGACGGCGCGCGGCAGCGACTCAACGCCGTCCAGATGAGCAAACCCGAGTTCGCCGAACAGGTCGAACAGCAACTCGTCGCGCTCGCCCAGAGCGGGCGTATCCAGTCGAAGATCGATGAACAGCGGATGAAACAGCTGTTGAAGGAACTTCAGCCCGACAAAAAGCGCTTCAACATCCGGCGTCGCTAA
- a CDS encoding DUF7411 family protein: MELALLYSGGKDSTLATLMLDSFYDVRLVTAHFGLTGDWKHAKAAAETLGYPFETVELDDDVAADAVERMHDDGYPRNGIQQVHEAALEAVAGLGYDAIADGTRRDDRVPTISRAQAQSLEDRYDVDYLAPLSGFGRRAVDRLVDATLDIEVGPSETVPKADYEGELRQLLAETHGADAVGHVFPEHEQTYVRGLLD; this comes from the coding sequence ATGGAACTGGCCCTCCTGTACAGCGGCGGGAAGGATTCGACGCTCGCCACGCTCATGCTCGATTCTTTCTACGACGTGCGTCTCGTAACCGCACACTTCGGACTCACCGGCGACTGGAAGCACGCGAAGGCGGCCGCCGAGACGCTCGGCTATCCGTTCGAGACGGTCGAACTCGACGACGACGTCGCCGCCGACGCCGTCGAACGGATGCACGACGACGGCTACCCTCGAAACGGCATTCAGCAGGTCCACGAGGCGGCGCTGGAGGCCGTCGCGGGGCTCGGTTACGATGCCATCGCCGACGGGACACGCCGCGACGACCGGGTGCCGACCATCTCGCGCGCGCAAGCGCAGAGCCTTGAAGACCGGTACGACGTCGACTACCTCGCGCCGCTGTCGGGGTTCGGCCGCCGGGCGGTCGACCGACTTGTCGACGCGACGCTCGATATCGAAGTCGGACCGAGCGAGACGGTTCCGAAGGCCGACTACGAGGGCGAACTCCGGCAGTTGCTCGCCGAGACGCACGGGGCCGACGCGGTCGGACACGTCTTTCCCGAACACGAGCAGACGTACGTCCGCGGGCTGCTCGACTGA
- a CDS encoding DMT family transporter: MNSGISYSLVAAIVWGVYLFVLKRYFDGIPGSVLTVLVNVAAISWYLPVLLTSVSLSETPSVTSLGFEALAIVVGTVCATGAAFLVFLRALDAGDVSYVAPINKVVPVFVLPIEILLLHERLAPIQILGVVVATFAVYVANYRGGRLSDPIRAASSSTAAQLALLSAACYAVSDVGKRVALQELNLQPELWVVVLLGGVTVVVLPFAARSWPDGTLTRRTVGELAVGGFLVALGEHVTSLAFAAVPASIASPIINTQAVVAVVLGGVLLREEFFGTRLVAAALAVCGVGLIALDSTNLSAVLDWFWG, encoded by the coding sequence GTGAATTCGGGAATCTCGTACTCGCTCGTCGCCGCCATCGTCTGGGGCGTCTACCTGTTCGTCCTCAAACGGTACTTCGACGGGATTCCCGGTTCGGTCCTCACCGTCCTCGTCAACGTTGCAGCAATTTCGTGGTATCTCCCGGTTCTTCTCACGTCGGTCTCGCTCTCGGAGACGCCGTCGGTTACGTCGTTGGGGTTCGAGGCGCTCGCCATCGTCGTCGGGACCGTCTGTGCGACGGGTGCGGCGTTTCTGGTGTTTCTCCGGGCGCTCGACGCGGGCGACGTCTCCTACGTCGCCCCGATTAACAAGGTGGTCCCGGTGTTCGTCCTCCCGATAGAGATTCTGCTGCTGCACGAGCGACTCGCGCCGATTCAGATTCTCGGCGTCGTCGTCGCGACGTTTGCCGTCTACGTCGCGAACTACCGGGGCGGCCGCCTCTCCGATCCGATACGCGCCGCTTCGTCGTCGACGGCGGCGCAACTCGCGCTGCTGAGCGCCGCCTGTTACGCGGTCAGCGACGTGGGAAAGCGAGTCGCTCTTCAGGAGTTGAACCTACAGCCGGAGCTCTGGGTCGTCGTGCTCCTCGGCGGCGTCACCGTCGTCGTGCTGCCGTTCGCCGCCAGGTCGTGGCCCGACGGCACGCTCACGCGGCGGACGGTCGGCGAACTCGCCGTCGGCGGCTTTCTCGTCGCGCTCGGCGAGCACGTCACGTCGCTGGCGTTCGCGGCGGTTCCGGCGAGCATCGCCTCGCCCATCATCAACACGCAGGCGGTGGTCGCCGTGGTTCTCGGTGGCGTACTCCTCCGCGAGGAGTTCTTCGGGACCCGGCTTGTCGCCGCGGCGCTGGCGGTCTGCGGCGTCGGTCTCATCGCACTCGATTCGACGAATCTAAGCGCCGTTCTCGACTGGTTCTGGGGCTAA
- the hisS gene encoding histidine--tRNA ligase, with product MYDHLKGFRDFYPDEMAPRREVIDTMEGAAKRYGFREVGTPALERTQMYVDKSGEEIVDELYAFTDKGGRDVALTPELTPTVARMVVAKQQALSKPIKWFSTRPFWRYEQVQQGRFREFYQTNVDIFGSAEPEADAEILAFAADALTDLGLTADDFEFRVSHRDILGGLLTAFRPDVDTRDAIRAVDKRAKVDETEYLGLLTDAGLSWDDAEQFDSLVAGGNLDEIAEFGGDDVEAAVENLREVLAAAEDFGARDYCTVSLTTARGLDYYTGVVFECFDSTGEVGRSVFGGGRYDDLIESFGGQPTPAVGVAPGHAPLNLLLQRAGVWPEGAASTDYYVLSVGDTRSVASRVARELRAAGNTVETDVSGRSFGAQMGYADSIGASTVVIVGEQDLENDEVTVKDMESGEQTTAPVDEFPGDLDVPTYDDYV from the coding sequence ATGTACGACCACCTCAAGGGATTTCGTGATTTCTACCCCGACGAGATGGCTCCCCGACGGGAGGTCATCGACACGATGGAAGGCGCCGCGAAGCGCTACGGCTTCCGCGAAGTCGGCACGCCGGCGCTCGAACGGACGCAGATGTACGTCGACAAGTCCGGCGAGGAGATAGTCGACGAGCTGTACGCGTTCACCGACAAGGGCGGCCGCGATGTCGCACTGACGCCCGAACTGACGCCGACCGTCGCGCGGATGGTCGTCGCCAAGCAACAGGCGCTGTCGAAACCCATCAAGTGGTTCTCGACGCGGCCGTTCTGGCGCTACGAGCAGGTCCAGCAGGGTCGCTTCCGGGAGTTCTACCAGACTAACGTAGACATCTTCGGCTCCGCCGAACCCGAGGCGGACGCCGAGATTCTGGCGTTTGCGGCCGACGCACTCACCGACCTCGGTCTCACGGCCGACGACTTCGAGTTTCGCGTCTCCCACCGCGACATCCTCGGCGGTCTCCTCACGGCGTTCCGCCCCGATGTGGATACCCGCGACGCCATCCGTGCCGTCGACAAACGCGCGAAGGTCGACGAGACGGAGTACCTCGGACTCCTCACCGACGCGGGTCTCTCGTGGGACGACGCCGAGCAGTTCGACAGCCTCGTCGCGGGCGGCAACCTCGACGAGATAGCGGAGTTCGGCGGCGACGACGTGGAAGCCGCCGTCGAGAACCTCCGCGAGGTGCTGGCGGCAGCCGAAGATTTCGGCGCGCGCGACTACTGTACCGTCTCGCTGACGACCGCCCGCGGACTGGACTACTACACCGGCGTCGTCTTCGAGTGCTTCGACTCGACCGGCGAGGTCGGGCGCTCGGTGTTCGGCGGCGGCCGCTACGACGACCTCATCGAGAGCTTCGGCGGCCAGCCCACTCCGGCGGTCGGCGTCGCGCCCGGCCACGCGCCGCTGAACCTCCTGCTCCAGCGCGCGGGCGTCTGGCCCGAGGGCGCAGCCTCGACCGACTACTACGTGCTCTCGGTCGGCGACACCCGGTCGGTCGCCAGCCGCGTCGCCCGCGAGCTCCGTGCGGCGGGTAACACCGTCGAGACCGACGTCTCGGGTCGCAGCTTCGGCGCGCAGATGGGGTACGCCGACAGCATCGGGGCGTCGACGGTCGTCATCGTCGGCGAGCAGGACCTCGAAAACGACGAGGTGACGGTAAAGGACATGGAGAGCGGCGAGCAGACGACTGCGCCCGTCGACGAGTTCCCCGGCGACCTTGACGTGCCGACGTACGACGACTACGTCTGA